The sequence AAAAACATTTGGTGTCACACAAAGAGGAATAAAGGTAGCACTCGTCACCTCTGATGTCAATGAGCAGCAGATGTGATGTACCTCAACTGACTGTTCCCTTGGAATAGTTTTGGCATTGGCTGAAAATAGTACTGAGGGTAACTTGCATTGACCATGTAATGACACTTTGAGttgcaaaattactttcagaTAACTTGcactgaaaaagtaaaaatagcaCAGTACACTAGACTCATCTATGTGGAATGTATATATGCAAAAATAGGGCTCCTTAATATTTACAGTTTGTCTAGGCAGAACAACCTGTCATGTTACTCTCTGCTTCACTTTTAGGCAAACAATTTGCACTGATAATGTTGCAGACTGTGCTATTTTCAAATGTACAGCAAATGTTAGAGAAGCATTAATTTAACCATTCTCTTCCTAGCAAATAGTGTGACTCTGAAATGGCATTAGTGGGCTTAGACAAAGGTGAGCAGTCACAGCTTTAGAAAAAAGTGATCTAAATTGTGTTCCAGTGTAACAGATTAATTAATCTTTAGataataacagattttttttttccttttctcttcacaGCTGGGAGTGTTCACTCTCCCTCCACAAGTATGGCAACATCTGCGCAATATAGACAGCTTATAAATGACTACGGACCCCCATCTCTAGGCTATACACAAGGGATGCAGGTAGAGCtctgctgcttgtttttctttaatcagaTCACTGACCCTGCTTCTGCATAGTAGTGTGGATTGTGGCCTGTAATCTGAGGTGTTCCTCCCTCCCACGAAGATTTGAAATCAAACCCAAATGGCAGACTGATTCATCGCACATGTCTTGGGATCAAATTAGACTGAGCAGTGCTGAGTGAGATTGGTTACTAATTAACTGTTAGTCCCATCCCTTCTGAGTCACAGTGAAACACATCTTATGTTCTGGTAGTAAGGGCtctaacatatttttaaattatttgtttaaaaaaattaatattcctgTGCTGgttttcttcagcaaaattaTACTCTAAAATTTAGTCTCGTGAATTGTGTGTCCTGTGGGCAGTATCAGGAATCCGGTGGTAAACTTTCCGTGAAATGTGTTTGACTTAACAGGATTTCCCTTATCATCTGGGCAGTTTTGTGTGTATCTTTCTTACTCTCCCTGCCTACCTAACTTCTCCACAAAATACACACCTAAACATTGATAAAAGCATAGAGAGAGTCAAATACgcagttttcagttttctgttcttgcaggactgttttaacttctgtttcaCCTAAGATCCCAATCTTACAGCTGCATCCTTCCAGTTGATCCCAATTTTTGAAGGGCACATAGCATTGTGTCCAACCGTAGCaacaactgcaaaaagaaaatcctgttcatattaaaaaaacctgaaattttattttttaaaaaaagcggCTTCCAGGGCTATTTCCGGTCCTCCATGAATTTCCAGTTGTTGTTTGTTgtaattgttttggttttagcaGTATTTAATTGAGACTAATCTACTTTCTACTACAGGGTACCAGCAGCAGTCAAGTACCGCAAAGCAAATATGCAGAACTTCTAGCTATCATAGAAGAATTAGGAAAAGAGATTAGACCCACATATGCTGGGAGTAAAAGTGCGATGGAGAGGCTAAAAAGAGGTAAcgtttaaattcatttaaaacaaaataattgtgtcACATATACTTTGTGCACTGACTGCTTGTATACAGCTTCATGACAACTGTTGCCTTTGAAAGGAATCAGCTGTCTTGAGCTCATCATGAAACCAGGTGTATTAATGAGCAACTGAAACCTTGGGATACTCTAGTCATGCTGTATTTGATAGATCAACCAGTGACCAAATGTGTTTCATGTGTACAAGGGGAGTTTCAGTTAGTAATTCAAACCTTATTTTAGAACCCTTAAGGTGTCTAATGGATATGTTCGTCTAGGTTCCTGGTGACTGACTTGCCCCTTCAAttcccttttctccccagttttcaaaaaatacaACCAAGCATTGTTTACTTTTTGTCATATACATCATCCATCTACTTGACCCAAGAGTCTTTACTAAAGTGCATTTCGCCTAAAGAAATACTACGTTGTGGTAATTCACACTAAGGCTGGTGGAgagaagatctgaaaaaaaaaaaagaaagaagaaaacgtTGTCAGTGAAGGCTGTTGAGATCGAGATGTCAAACATAcaccttcctcctctctgcagagTGCTGGGCTGCTTAGGTGCCATTACCTGCTGTCAAGTGGATGTCATTAAGAGTCCACTAGGAACGGACATAGAAGCTTTTAGGCCTGGCTGATGAGGTCTCTCTAGCTTTGCTTTGTCAGCTAAAAGGGGTAATAAATGCCCTTTCCTTGCAGTGTAAAAGAAACCCCCGCATGCCCCGCTGCTGACATCAGCTTGACATTGTCCTCTGCAGGGGACGTGCAAGGGATATTTCTGAAGGAGCAGTGGGACATTCCACTGCTCTAGCTCCTGAAATGACCCTGAAAGGCCATCGACCACAGTTGTGCTGGCAGTTCTGCCCTTTGCCAGGATAGTGTAGTTACCTTTTCTTCCCTGTCCTCGGTCCGTGTGCTGAGTTTGGCTCATGCATTCAACCGTGAATGGGTAACAGACTAACTTCACCACCTTGCAAATCCCCCTTAGGTTTACCCAAGACTACAAAGCTTTATTTAAGGCTCAACCATTATGGGAGAGTAATATATCTGCCATGACATGCAATAAAATGACTAGTAGCTGTTCTGGGAAAGGATGCAATAAAGTCTGCTGATGAGTGGTAAGTGGAATCTGGCCCAGCTAAAATCAATGTTGCTGGAGTCTCTCTTTATTGTATTGCCTGAGTCAGTGTTAATAGATCATGAATGGCAATAGGCTAATGGGGACAACTTGAGAGAGACTGGGAGAGATGCAGATGTTCTCCGAACTGAATGGTTCAGTTCAGTGAGGAAAagttgttttgctgcttcttgtaGTGAGTATTTAGTTTGTTGGCTAATGTAGGTTTAAGATTCAGTGCTGCCACTGTGATTTACCAGTGTTGCAAAGAATcctaaataaatactttttgctGCCATCTTTTGGTCACAAGCATACCTCTCTTTCCATTTTGGGAGCCTAATGGCTGCAGGAGAATGTGCGAGAGCAGAAGTGACTGAGGGTAGCCATGTGACGGCAGCCTCCATGGCCGCGTGGAGGTTATTCCTGAATAaagtccctgtccccagctccacCCGCTCCGAAGCACAGAGGCTACTGACCTCTAAAACTGGCCAAATTCCCAGTGTTCTACATAATTCAGGGTAGTTCTGCTGCATAAACTGGGCGTCCTGCCACCAGATCCAGGTCTAATGCACTGCTTTGAGTAGGCGTTTCTGCATCCCACAGCTGTGGGATGCAGCTTTACTTGTCTGTGTCAATTTAACCCTCTGCAAAGCCTTGCGCCTGTCAAGTCCCAAGTCAGTACTCCTTGGATGTAAAGGCTGTTGCTGTGATCTGGACTAGCAGCCCTCTAGAAACAGAATCCATTATCTCCACATAGAGATTAAACCTCATCTATTGCCTTATTGTCCTTTCTCCACCTTGTTAAGGAGCATCATTGAGCAGAGAAATCGCCTTCTATCTTGTCCTGTCAGTAAAATATAAGCTCGTTTGTTGTAGAAAAATCTGTCCGTCTCTCATTTTAAAATCTATCTCAAGCTCTGTTCTTTCAGCAGCTCTGTGAACATGAATCTAGATTTAGTTCCAGGATTAAGAATCAAGGTCCAGATTGCTGGAACTCAAGGCAACAGGACTCGTAGTGGAAAATTCCACATTATGTCTATCAGATGAGAGTAGATATGGCAGCATGTAAAGTGGTGATGATTTACACTGGGAGCTGAGCCAGTGTTAGGAGGTAACTTTTTGCACACACCATaaaattttcttcttattcttaCAAGAGACACAACTTGTGTTTAAGCAGTGTTATGAAGGCTTGAATTTTGATGCATCCTCTCAGATGAGAATTATCCCAAGGTATTATGACTTAGAGCTTGCTAAAATGACTCCCCaaataactttgcttttttttcattccactgTAGCAAGATAATTTACAGGTaggcaagatgatttttttttctttctagttaaGTCTCTGATTTTAAATAGGCCTGCACTGCACATTAAAATATACCTGTCACTGCAGACCTACACATCTTATCATGCTTTGATTCCTGGTTTAAGTCACTTCTCAATTTATAATGCCAGGTTGGGAAAGCAAACTTGTTTAGCAGCAGCTGATGTTTGGGAAGTGAGGGATCTCTCCCTTTTCTGAGGCATGCTCTGGTAGCCTTGGCAACTCAGGACAGAAATACGTAAACGTTTCTCTGAACTGCCACTGCAAGTGTGACCTGAATGAGATGATTTAAAATATGTCCAATTCTTTTGCAGGCATTATTCATGCTAGAGGATTAGTTCGGGAATGCCTGGCTGAGACGGAACGAAATGCAAGATCCTAGCCCACTAATTCAGCTGCAAGATTTTCCAtctcttaatgaagaaaaagtaacACTTATTCCTTTTGACTCTTGAAACATTCAGACAAATTcctttattttgaatgttttacCTTTCTTGTTTTGCCCTTACAAAAATGTATAGTTAAGAATGAGAAAACAAGGATTTTTCAACTTACTGAGGGTTTGCATTTTGTAAAGACGTTAAAACTCCCTAAAATGTTTCTAATACATGAAAACTGAACTGCATGCAGAGGAATGCTCTTTCTCTCCCAGGCTATATTTCAGTTCTCTTCTTATCCAGCCACAGCctcattctgttttttttcctttgactgtaTTCACTTAACCCCAAACTGTCAATCTTTCAAAGTTTGACATAAgctctaaggattttttttaataaatgcagaatAGCATGCTGTACCTAGTAGTCTGCTAAGTCACAAATTGTCATACAGCATAGACCCTGCTTAGAAATAacctttcccttcttttatttttccttttttgttcattttgcatAAACATTTGCATGACTGTTAGTGCTTTGAAGTCCATTTAAAGTGCATGAGTTACATGGAAAATAGGGAAACCTATTAAATAATAACAAGGTCCTGGAAAGCTAATTTCTACATTAAGGCTGGAGATTTCAGTTTAAAGTTtgccaaaaaaaggaaattctggaTAAATTACTAAAACTGTTATTTGCAtctttgtatgtatttattacttGACGTAATAAAGCTTATTTTCATTAACAATTTGTATTAAAGCTATGTACAGTCACTTTAATCATACTCCATGAACAGGAACTCTCAACAGATAAAGATTTAACCTTCATGCAGGAGGCTCAAGTTCAGGAACAGACAAGGGAAAGGGCCTGCAGATTGCTGGAGAGTTTCCATCCATGGTACACTCCAGATGCAGTCGAACTCTGTGAGAAGGTGGTATAGTTGGTAGTAGTCTCTACTGCTTTCAAAGTATTGTCGAAGGTGAGAACTCGGTGGCAGCCAGTGAGGATGCTGTCCAAGAACGAAAGAGAAATTCTGGTTAAGCAATTAAGAGTTCTTAACAGGATCAAAATAGGAAAGTACACTTCATTAGTTGCTCCAAAGTAATAGtaacaaaggaaaagcagctgcatGTGTTTGCATAAAATGTGAAACTGTCAAAATGAGTGAAGATACCAAAATGCCCAAGCTTAACTGTAGCATAGCATAAACATAATAAATGAACTCAAATTCACTATTGTACAGTCAAATCTGTATCCTAAGGAAGATGTGATATCTGGGACATCTAATACTTATGGACTTATGGATACttgaagaaaatacagtattaagAAGCAAACTTAATTACTTCACAACTTGGATGAACTGGATTCCGTTGCGTTGGCCGGCAGCTTCCAACATGTGGTGTTTAACTGTCATGACCCGGTTCTACCTTTGAACGGGAAGACCATGACTGACCAGCCCTCACTTGCAGGAGTGCCTTCCTCCCCAATGCTCTTCTCCACTCCAGATAAGATTGTaaagtttctgtttaaatttcATTCAGAACTGAGTAGGACAGAGCATTTGTTCAGCTAACAGATCTAAAGGAGGCCACCAGTGACTGGTGTCTCTTCTATCAGCATGTCTGTGTACCCCATCAGAACCAGTATCTAAACCTGGGCACTGTTTATAGAGGATTTGTGTCAGCAGAGGCATTGACTGGGTAAGGATGGAAAGTTATAACCTCTTAGGGCTGTTCTCCATATGTATTGGAACTGCTACGAAGCATCATAAGGTATCATCTGGGCAGAAGGAGAtctactgaattttttttgtctCCATTAACAATGGCGGAAAGTTTATAGTTCCTTTTTAACAAGGATTGGTTTATCATCTTCTGAACTTGGCAGAAAAACTGATTGCTAAATGTGATTAATGAGATGATGGCAGACAGCTGTAGGAGTGAATACATGACTGCTTTTATCACTTCGGTTTTACAGTAATAGCAGGTCACTGCTCAGTATTTCAGTTGTGCTTACGAAGCCCTACATCATCTGTTAGCTTGAAAACTGTGTTTAGGTATAACGACAAACCTTTCCCTTACCCTACTATGGCAAGTCagtattttatgtgtttattatTTCTTATCCAATTGTTGCAtctctttcaaatgctttttcctttctaggttttcctttgctcttctttttttctcctgcttcttcttctctgatgctttcttctctttaaaaacatcACTATCTTCACCTTTGTAGAAAAGGTCAACTTTTTCCTGCAGGATTTCTCTGGCTATCTTTCGGTTCTTCTCTGCTGATCTTGTTTGGTGACACTGAAGAAATACAATAGGACATTTTTACTGGAACTTTAACCTGTTTATtattctgctttccctttcagtCTACATATTCCTGCCACTACAATACAGAaactctccccccacccccaagccaaGAGCATCCTCCCACCAAGAACTGCTGGGACTTTTGTATATTTTGGAGAGGTTGCCTAATAATTTTTTGCAACTGTAAGTTGTCAGATGGTTTTGCATTAATCTTTAATTCTGTCAGCGAACAAGATTGCTTCCATATTACCTTGGAAAGCTTCTTCTGAGTTTAACTTAACTGTGTCTTCCCTTTGTGATAAGACagcaaagattaatttaaaagtattAATCCAGAAGAAGTAGGTAAGAGTAATGCTTAAAAAGAATGCAAAGTGAATATGATCAACTGTTAAGGAAGACATTGTAAGTACCTCACAAGAAGGATAAGAATGTGACAGCTGCCACTGAAAGGCAGCTACAATGAAGATGCATTTCATTGAAAACTACAAAGTAGTACTGCATGTCAAAGCCAGGAAGATCAGCTATGACCCCAACTTTATTTATCTACTGATAGACAAAACTGCTGCTTGCTGAGATTGTTTACAATACATATAAACTTCTCCTCCGGGACATTTGCACTGTGATTATGCTTTACTGTGAAAGCAGACATGGAAGACATGATGCGATTCCTGACTTAATGAAGTAAAATCTGAATACCTTCACTACAATCCCAGATGGAATATGCTTCAATACAACACAGTTGTTTGTCTTATTTGTAGCTTGACCTCCTGGGCCATCACCTCTTACAAACTGTTCTTCTAATTCTGCCTCCGTTAGCTCAAGGAGATTGAAAGAGGagttctttcctgctgcctgaagTAAGGGCACTCTGGGCAGAGAAAATTGCTGCTTCCTCAAAATCCATGGTCTCCATGACGGTGTTCGTATTTCTCTCAGTAAgaatgtaaaatgaaataaacttgGAACATTCATACGGAAATGAAGACACAGTTTCTCTGGAATGAAACCTGAAATAGAAGTGGGGAATGAAGTTTACCATGAGAATCCTTGTTTTAAGATGATCTAGCTTAGCTTAGCTAGGCTGgagcaatatttttatattcagattGATTTTCAAGGATATTTGAACTGGTTTCATAGGCATTTGCCTTGAAATATTTACCATTCTGAATGGAATTTCAGTTCTCATTGCAATTAGGATTCTTAAAATAGCCATgattattattttgttgttgaaaGGGATgtggaaaacagtaaataaattaGTACTCCAACCAGCACTTGGAAAATATTACAGGTATCTAaagcaaaggagaggaaagagaggataTTTCTATCTTGCAGTCAGACCTGTACCACGTGAGTGGGAAGCCTTTCCTGACACTCAGTCTACTTGTGGCCAGGTTGTGTCTTGCTGGCAACTCTACCTGCAATTCACGTTGACATGTGCTTGAACTACATGAGGGGAGGACAGGTCAGGGTGCAGGAATCCTCCTCTGAGGTTGCCTTAAACAGGGCTCTGAACTACTGAAAGAAGCAGTGAATTTATATTGTGTAACTGGCATAATGGCATCTGGACTTCCCATCTTTGCTGGCTTACAGTCATGGAAGACTGTaaagaggaggtggagggaaaacaaaacaatcaaaaaaaaaaagaggaacaagaTTGTATATGGAACATTTCTGTTACAAGGATATGGACATCGGAAGTCAGATCTGGCTGAACAGAGCTTGAGTAGTTTAAACAAGTCAGACTGCAAAGACGGATTTTTACCTGTAAGAATGATGCATGACTGCTGAGTCAAAACAGCCGACTAACGCTACACAGCAGAACTCTGGTATGTATATTTACAGTACAGACTGATTTATGATTTTGAGTTCTGAGATtcctttttaatcctttttaatgTTAGTCCAGGAAACAGTAGTCCTTACCTAAACAGATTACATGATCTAGACTTGTCTTTTGACCTTACAGAAATTCCCAGATTTTGAGGTCAGGCTCTAGCATGCATAGGATTTGGTGAGCGGTCTAATACAACCAGTGTGGAAAACTCTATTTCAAATCAGAAGTATTCTACGTTGATCCTGTTAACAAGCTTGCCCTGCTCTACTCTCGTAATTTTCTATAGAGTCTATATAGATGGAGGAAGAAGAATCAAGGAGTAGGCAGACCACCAGGTTTGCAACTACTACTTCACGTGCTGATATTTCCCAGGTCAAGTCattagaaaaggcagaaaagtacACATGGATGCATCATCCTCATGGAGAATGAGGAATGTCAGGTTCTACTGCCATCAAATGGCACTCTTCAACAAGACATCAGGTAAGCAATTAAACCAATACATGCTGTGatgcttgaaatattttatttgattcagaagaaaatacttcagcatgTGAAAAAGTGGCACTTAGCAATAAACATCCATAAAAGTTGAACATAGTTgttgaaataaaagtaatttttaagaaagcttttattGGCAAGTAAAGATGTCCACTTGGTGGCACTAGAAGGTAGTAAcgggttttttttgctgcaaaaaaaatggagaaaaaattaGCAGAACTACTACCTAGTCCTGAAGTGAACCTTTACCTGCGCGTTTAACGTGGGCTCTGCCCGTTTAAAGCAGCctattttgaaaacaagactGACAGCTGCCCGAGCTGCCTGACCTCAGTAGGTCATCACGGTAAAAAATCGCGTCCCCTGGAAGCCTATTTCTGCTACTTGACACTACAGCCATAAAGCAAGACTAAAATGAGAAGACAGTCGTTTTCTCGGGATTTCGCTTAGCACAGAAAGTCTCCAAAAAACACATGCCTTACAATGCAAAATTAAGAATGCtttaattctcaaaaaaaataaaaaaagctttgcttATGAGACTTTTAAGCATAGATAGAGCTGCGTCAATAACAACACTAATCTCCCAGTTTTCAAACAGTTACAGAAGCGGCCGGCCGTTCTCAGCTGGGACGTCGGCGGTGACGGTGCAGCGACACCGTGATTAAACTATGTTTTAAAGTAAGTGTTTTGCTGAAAACTTTGCACAAACAACTGCATTCGCCGTCCCACACGCACGGGGAACGCAGGGAGCAGCAAGGTTTGAGCAGAGGCTCCAGCACGGCTCCACAGCCGCTGCCGAGGTGATGGCAGCGGCCGCCTCACACCCGCGGCGCAACGGTCCCTGCGCCGCCACCCCGGCCCTCCCAGGCCTGTCGCCTCCCCGCCGGGCTACAGCCACCCCGCCGCCATCGCTTACCTCAGGCGACTctggccccgcgccgcccccgccctgcgcatgcgcggcccgCTGCGCCGGCGCACACCACCCTGTGCTGCCGCTCACACACCGCCTCTGCGCGTGCGCACCCCTCACGGAGGAGGGCGTTACCACCAGGCTGATTGGCAGCTGGGAGGCCAATCGCTGCGCAAGAGGCGGGCTTACGCACGCCTCCCACGCACTACCAATCAGGTTCTGGGAAAGCGTGCGGCGCGTACCCGCACTAGCCAATTCCCTCGCGGCGGCGCGCGTACTTTTCCGCGTAGCGAATCAGAGCGGAAGGCGCGGCCGGGCGCGCGGTCAAGGCGGCCAATCGCCGAGCGCGGCTCCGCCTCGAGTGCCCTCTGCCTCACCACGTTCGAAAGTCGGCCGCCAATCGTCGGGAAGGAGGCGGCGGGCCGCGCCTGTTTATCGCCTAACGGCGGCCGGaggaggcagctcctggggccGCTGCGGACGCCTCCTCGCGGGCTCACAGAAATGCGGGTAGGAACCGGGCGTaggcccgggggcggcgggtaGGGCCCGGAGCCGGCAGCGCCGCTACCGCCGCTTGGCTGCCTCCCAGCGCCGCGAGGCCGCCTCCACAGCCCCGCCCCTTTCCCCGGCGAGTGGCGGGCCCGCCAGCCAATCCGAGGCGGTGGCGCTGTCAACATCTCGGAGCGCGAGTGGCAGCTGCCCAATGGGAGTGTGGGGGTGGAGCTTGGCCtgaggccggggggggacggAGGAGACTCTGAGGGGGGCAGAGGTGAGGGAAGGGGGTGACTTACGAGGGGAGGGAGTCTGAGGGGGCCGAGTGTGCGCGAGCGGGTCACTTGTGAGGGGAAGAGGGGCAGAGTTGGGGAGGAGGTCGCTCATCGAGTGGAGGCGACCCTGAGGAGGCAGACGTGGTGAGAGGGGGTCACTTGTGAGGGGAGTGAGTCCCTAGAGGGGACTTAGCTTTTGGGGCGAGGGCGTtccctgaggggagcggggctttACAGCCTAGAGGCTCGTTGTCCCTTGTCAGCGTCCCTCGGGAAGTCCTTGGGGAGATGGGGGcctggtggcaggaggggacgcGGGGACCGAGGCATTCTGTCACCCCTTGGTGACCTGTGAAGAATGGCAGCAGTCGGGCCTGGCTCAGGAAGAGAGGCAGAACCGCGGTGTCTGTGTCTGTGTTGGCCCAGGCGTTTGCATCTACATCAGCACTGATAATTAAGAGTCAAAATACTTTGCAGCTTGGTTTTTTAATCCTGCTCCTTTATGTAGAGATTTGGCTGTATAAGGACTGTTTTGTGCTATGGAAACAATAGATGACATCTTAGCTGTTCCTCAGTCCAGTTATagctcactttttatttttttaatgcgaACAGACTTCTAATGAGGTTATGAAACAAGCCTGTGTCACAGCTAAGTCCCACccatctgctgtgctgctgagatAGGCCACCCATGATTTCATCCTGGGGGTGACTGATGTAGCCCCCACCCATTGCCATCCAGCTGCTCCTGAGACACTTGCAGCTTCTGCTTTATCTGTCAGGTTAGGTGCCTGATAACCTTCAAGTTTTCTGGACTTCTGACcactagaaaaagaagaaaggctttatttttacttctttgatTTATCCCAAGAAGCTCTACCAAAGGGATATGTGTATCTGTGATAACTTCCTTCCAATTATGTTTTCAGTGCTACCCAAAGGAGATAGCTTGAGTGAGTACCTGGAAAATGCTTTATTGCTAAAGCCAAACAGGCTCCAGTAAAAGAGGGAAAATTCGGACAGTTGtccatctgtttccttctggtagaaataattttttatactTCCAAAGCTATCTGTTAGACATATATCTCTATGTAATTACAATACTAAAAACTTAAATCTGGAAAAGCCAGTGGCATGTCATTGTAAGCCCCGTAAAGACAAATGGTCGTGCTTTGAAGGTGTTGTGCTTCTTTAAGGCAGCAGGGATTTATTCTTAGTATTGTCACAGACTACTAGGATGATATTTCTTAATGCCTCTTTGTTCTCCATCCATGAAATGATCATAAGGTTTTTCTTCAGGGCTAGAACATAGCATGAATTCACCAGGGCGTAGGAGATGCTGAAATAAGCAGTATAGAATAACTGATTAATCAATGTATTTCAAGTGTTTTCTTAGTGGAAGTATGGAAACTGGAAGAATATTTTAGTCTCTCTACAGCTATTCTTTTAAACTGCTGCTCTGAGTGCTGCAACACCACCACACaagtattttgtgtttatttatttatgatgttTTTGGTTAACTAGCTGCTGTTTTTAACTGCTGTGGGATTTCTGTTTGactatgtggggttttttttgttaattggTAAGAAATTAgctcaaaacagttttaaagctttttgaattAATGTTATATAGTAATAATAAAACAAGCGTTCTGTGAAAAAAGTGAACCAAATATTACACGCACAAATGGCAGAATTGGTCAACTGCAGTCTAACTCAGTGGGTCTCGATGTTATTTTTTGGAGGGTGTGTTTCTTCCAGTGAATGTGCAGATCCCTGTTCAGCAGATTTAAATATGTTGATAATAGGCCCGTTCACAGAAGTGTCAAAAACTATCTGTGGAGGCTCAGATTTAAAAAACtgaacaaacaaaccccaacaacgCTGTTCTACCTGGAATGTTTTGGATTCAGATACCCTTTACAGCCCAGTCTAGATGTGTGATGCACAGCTAGGAATCTCTTTGATTCGTAGGAGTCCCAGCAAGTACAAGTTGACTAAATAGCACCTGTTTGCAAGCATGGCGCAGGGCAAGGAAGAGAGGTTGTTTTGTGGAATGCTAGCACTTTCTGGCATGGTTTGGCTGAAACAACTGTGTCTAATCAAATTTGGTTTCTTAAAACAACGAAGTCaagtggctttttaaaatatgagggTAATGCTTACTTCTTTATATTTTCAGGCTAATGTCATACTTGAGCCTAAGGTATGGAAAACTGTGATGTGGTGAATACTGTACAAGAAATCCCTTCATCTTCTGGAGACTCTGATGTTGGAGATACCCACAGCTCTGTCTGTAACTTGAATTGTAACAGGTAATGTGTTGAAGGAATTCCTATGTTAAAAGAAGTTTCTTCGTCCTAGGTTTCCTGTAACACAGTCTCAGGCaacgtgtcccgtccccccctgCCGCCTCCCCCAGCGCCCAGATAATTTATTTGAAtggtacagcagcaaggacagcttGAGCTGTGTGCCTCCGGAGAAGGACACAGAACACCAAAATTCCTGGGCGATTATACCCTTGCAATCTATGCATCCATCCTTCATGCATTCTTCACGGAGCTTGTATGCGCTCCATGGTAATTTGTGGTCTGGGGTCGTCTTATTCCTCATGGgattctttctctgtcttcagaTGGCCGTTAAGCTGCCTCTGCTGAGGGTAGTAGCTTCCTTATCTCCTGGTTTGTACCGGCCTCAGGGCCTTCGTTTGTG comes from Larus michahellis chromosome 13, bLarMic1.1, whole genome shotgun sequence and encodes:
- the MTRFR gene encoding mitochondrial translation release factor in rescue, with protein sequence MNVPSLFHFTFLLREIRTPSWRPWILRKQQFSLPRVPLLQAAGKNSSFNLLELTEAELEEQFVRGDGPGGQATNKTNNCVVLKHIPSGIVVKCHQTRSAEKNRKIAREILQEKVDLFYKGEDSDVFKEKKASEKKKQEKKRRAKENLERKKHLKEMQQLDKK
- the CDK2AP1 gene encoding cyclin-dependent kinase 2-associated protein 1 isoform X1 is translated as MNAEYFGRGRRRALGSCGSHRDFPLGAGSVHSPSTSMATSAQYRQLINDYGPPSLGYTQGMQGTSSSQVPQSKYAELLAIIEELGKEIRPTYAGSKSAMERLKRGIIHARGLVRECLAETERNARS
- the CDK2AP1 gene encoding cyclin-dependent kinase 2-associated protein 1 isoform X3, coding for MATSAQYRQLINDYGPPSLGYTQGMQGTSSSQVPQSKYAELLAIIEELGKEIRPTYAGSKSAMERLKRGIIHARGLVRECLAETERNARS
- the CDK2AP1 gene encoding cyclin-dependent kinase 2-associated protein 1 isoform X2 encodes the protein MIYCIVGVNITDGHICRCCYCCKQPKVSGRHGDASLNFRTLLLLPLAMSLGMSYKPNLNAHIPGTPLNPAGSVHSPSTSMATSAQYRQLINDYGPPSLGYTQGMQGTSSSQVPQSKYAELLAIIEELGKEIRPTYAGSKSAMERLKRGIIHARGLVRECLAETERNARS